A genome region from Panthera leo isolate Ple1 chromosome A2, P.leo_Ple1_pat1.1, whole genome shotgun sequence includes the following:
- the ADCK2 gene encoding uncharacterized aarF domain-containing protein kinase 2 isoform X2: protein MVTPWRFSVRVCLSYLRGFELRQELGLLRSSGCSRNARLCWLLLGTLPKLISAYGDVGEGGPESVCQQRASWSDLAENGPPQRVSQEGPLGCLLLHLRIWLRAGALLMKFFPLLLFYPLTYLAPSISSLWLYLLLKATETSGPTYIKLGQWASTRRDLFSEAFCAQFSKLHVQVTPHPWTHTEHFLRQAFGEDWGRVLCFEKKEPVGSGCVAQVYKARANPAFLENVSIQRLAEASSLQPSSEAGAVGRLGELFGPLGKGWKFQGSLADQSFLERLLLPKAGPDGSNAVLSQSSAPAHQSEPDHLIPVAVKVLHPGLLSQVQMDLLLMKTGSRVLALLPGVKWLSLPEIVEEFEKLMVHQIDLRYEARNLEHFQCNFLNVNSVRFPTPLRPFVTRDVLVETYEESVPVSSYQQAGIPVDLKKKIARLGINMLLKMIFVDNFVHADLHPGNILVQGADGLSKSQEARLQQVDVCDTLVMAMTPAPCPLRLVLLDAGIVAELQDADLSNFRAVFMAVAMGQGQRVAELILHHARASECRDVERFKAEMAALVTQARKNTITLEKSVLFCFPASSFQPSVECL, encoded by the exons ATGGTGACCCCCTGGCGTTTTTCTGTTAGGGTCTGCTTGTCGTACCTAAGAGGTTTTGAGCTCAGACAGGAACTCGGCCTTCTAAGATCATCTGGGTGCTCTCGTAATGCCAGACTCTGTTGGCTTCTGCTTGGCACTTTACCCAAACTTATCTCAGCCTATGGAGACGTTGGTGAGGGGGGCCCTGAGAGCGTGTGCCAGCAAAGAGCCAGCTGGAGTGACCTAGCTGAAAATGGGCCACCCCAGAGAGTCTCCCAAGAGGGGCCGCTAGGATGCCTCCTTCTGCACCTCCGTATCTGGCTCCGGGCTGGGGCTCTCTTGATGAaattcttccccctccttctcttctaccCCCTCACCTACCTGGCACCCAGCATCTCCAGCCTCTGGCTCTATCTGCTTCTGAAAGCCACGGAGACCTCGGGCCCAACATACATCAAACTGGGCCAGTGGGCCAGTACCCGGCGGGATCTCTTCTCGGAGGCTTTCTGTGCCCAGTTCTCCAAGCTGCATGTCCAGGTGACCCCCCACCCTTGGACTCACACTGAGCACTTCCTGCGGCAGGCATTTGGGGAAGACTGGGGAAGGGTCCTCTGCTTTGAGAAGAAGGAACCTGTGGGTTCAGGCTGTGTGGCCCAAGTGTACAAAGCACGTGCAAATCCCGCCTTCCTGGAGAATGTCAGCATCCAGAGACTTGCCGAGGCCTCCAGTCTGCAGCCTTCTTCAGAAGCTGGGGCAGTCGGGAGGCTGGGAGAGCTCTTTGGACCCCTGGGAAAGGGGTGGAAGTTTCAAGGAAGTCTTGCCGACCAGTCATTTCTAGAAAGGCTGCTCCTCCCTAAAGCTGGCCCGGATGGATCAAATGCAGTCCTGTCTCAGTCTTCAGCACCTGCCCACCAGTCTGAGCCAGATCACCTCATCCCTGTGGCAGTGAAA GTGTTGCACCCTGGCTTGCTGTCTCAGGTACAGATGGACCTGCTGCTGATGAAGACGGGCAGCCGAGTCCTCGCGCTTTTGCCAGGAGTCAAGTGGCTGAGCTTGCCGGAGATTGTGGAGGAATTTGAGAAGCTCATGGTCCATCAG ATCGACCTGCGTTACGAAGCTCGGAACCTAGAACACTTCCAGTGCAACTTCCTGAATGTGAATTCTGTCAGATTCCCCACCCCTCTGCGTCCCTTTGTCACCAGGGACGTCTTGGTGGAAACTTATGAA GAAAGTGTGCCTGTGTCCAGTTACCAGCAGGCGGGGATTCCTGTAGACTTGAAGAAGAAGATTGCACGTCTGGGGATCAACATGCTTCTGAAGATG ATATTTGTGGACAACTTTGTCCATGCAGACCTCCACCCTGGGAACATCCTGGTCCAGGGCGCCGACGGTCTTTCCAAGAGTCAAGAGGCACGGCTGCAGCAGGTGGATGTCTGCGATACGCTGGTGATGGCCATGACACCTGCCCCATGCCCGCTGCGCCTGGTGCTGCTGGATGCCGGCATCGTGGCCGAGCTGCAGGATGCCGACCTGAGCAACTTCCGGGCAGTTTTCATGGCTGTGGCGATGGGCCAG GGCCAGAGAGTGGCTGAGCTCATCCTGCATCACGCCCGGGCCAGTGAGTGCAGGGACGTGGAGCGGTTCAAGGCCGAGATGGCCGCCCTGGTGACTCAGGCCAGGAAGAACACCATCACCCTGGAGAAA TccgttttattctgttttccagcTTCAAGTTTCCAGCCTTCTGTCGAATGTCTTTAA
- the ADCK2 gene encoding uncharacterized aarF domain-containing protein kinase 2 isoform X3: MVTPWRFSVRVCLSYLRGFELRQELGLLRSSGCSRNARLCWLLLGTLPKLISAYGDVGEGGPESVCQQRASWSDLAENGPPQRVSQEGPLGCLLLHLRIWLRAGALLMKFFPLLLFYPLTYLAPSISSLWLYLLLKATETSGPTYIKLGQWASTRRDLFSEAFCAQFSKLHVQVTPHPWTHTEHFLRQAFGEDWGRVLCFEKKEPVGSGCVAQVYKARANPAFLENVSIQRLAEASSLQPSSEAGAVGRLGELFGPLGKGWKFQGSLADQSFLERLLLPKAGPDGSNAVLSQSSAPAHQSEPDHLIPVAVKVLHPGLLSQVQMDLLLMKTGSRVLALLPGVKWLSLPEIVEEFEKLMVHQIDLRYEARNLEHFQCNFLNVNSVRFPTPLRPFVTRDVLVETYEESVPVSSYQQAGIPVDLKKKIARLGINMLLKMIFVDNFVHADLHPGNILVQGADGLSKSQEARLQQVDVCDTLVMAMTPAPCPLRLVLLDAGIVAELQDADLSNFRAVFMAVAMGQGQRVAELILHHARASECRDVERFKAEMAALVTQARKNTITLEKVVALLQLRLCLELS; the protein is encoded by the exons ATGGTGACCCCCTGGCGTTTTTCTGTTAGGGTCTGCTTGTCGTACCTAAGAGGTTTTGAGCTCAGACAGGAACTCGGCCTTCTAAGATCATCTGGGTGCTCTCGTAATGCCAGACTCTGTTGGCTTCTGCTTGGCACTTTACCCAAACTTATCTCAGCCTATGGAGACGTTGGTGAGGGGGGCCCTGAGAGCGTGTGCCAGCAAAGAGCCAGCTGGAGTGACCTAGCTGAAAATGGGCCACCCCAGAGAGTCTCCCAAGAGGGGCCGCTAGGATGCCTCCTTCTGCACCTCCGTATCTGGCTCCGGGCTGGGGCTCTCTTGATGAaattcttccccctccttctcttctaccCCCTCACCTACCTGGCACCCAGCATCTCCAGCCTCTGGCTCTATCTGCTTCTGAAAGCCACGGAGACCTCGGGCCCAACATACATCAAACTGGGCCAGTGGGCCAGTACCCGGCGGGATCTCTTCTCGGAGGCTTTCTGTGCCCAGTTCTCCAAGCTGCATGTCCAGGTGACCCCCCACCCTTGGACTCACACTGAGCACTTCCTGCGGCAGGCATTTGGGGAAGACTGGGGAAGGGTCCTCTGCTTTGAGAAGAAGGAACCTGTGGGTTCAGGCTGTGTGGCCCAAGTGTACAAAGCACGTGCAAATCCCGCCTTCCTGGAGAATGTCAGCATCCAGAGACTTGCCGAGGCCTCCAGTCTGCAGCCTTCTTCAGAAGCTGGGGCAGTCGGGAGGCTGGGAGAGCTCTTTGGACCCCTGGGAAAGGGGTGGAAGTTTCAAGGAAGTCTTGCCGACCAGTCATTTCTAGAAAGGCTGCTCCTCCCTAAAGCTGGCCCGGATGGATCAAATGCAGTCCTGTCTCAGTCTTCAGCACCTGCCCACCAGTCTGAGCCAGATCACCTCATCCCTGTGGCAGTGAAA GTGTTGCACCCTGGCTTGCTGTCTCAGGTACAGATGGACCTGCTGCTGATGAAGACGGGCAGCCGAGTCCTCGCGCTTTTGCCAGGAGTCAAGTGGCTGAGCTTGCCGGAGATTGTGGAGGAATTTGAGAAGCTCATGGTCCATCAG ATCGACCTGCGTTACGAAGCTCGGAACCTAGAACACTTCCAGTGCAACTTCCTGAATGTGAATTCTGTCAGATTCCCCACCCCTCTGCGTCCCTTTGTCACCAGGGACGTCTTGGTGGAAACTTATGAA GAAAGTGTGCCTGTGTCCAGTTACCAGCAGGCGGGGATTCCTGTAGACTTGAAGAAGAAGATTGCACGTCTGGGGATCAACATGCTTCTGAAGATG ATATTTGTGGACAACTTTGTCCATGCAGACCTCCACCCTGGGAACATCCTGGTCCAGGGCGCCGACGGTCTTTCCAAGAGTCAAGAGGCACGGCTGCAGCAGGTGGATGTCTGCGATACGCTGGTGATGGCCATGACACCTGCCCCATGCCCGCTGCGCCTGGTGCTGCTGGATGCCGGCATCGTGGCCGAGCTGCAGGATGCCGACCTGAGCAACTTCCGGGCAGTTTTCATGGCTGTGGCGATGGGCCAG GGCCAGAGAGTGGCTGAGCTCATCCTGCATCACGCCCGGGCCAGTGAGTGCAGGGACGTGGAGCGGTTCAAGGCCGAGATGGCCGCCCTGGTGACTCAGGCCAGGAAGAACACCATCACCCTGGAGAAA GTTGTGGCCCTTCTGCAGCTTCGCCTGTGTCTGGAGCTCAGctga
- the ADCK2 gene encoding uncharacterized aarF domain-containing protein kinase 2 isoform X1 codes for MVTPWRFSVRVCLSYLRGFELRQELGLLRSSGCSRNARLCWLLLGTLPKLISAYGDVGEGGPESVCQQRASWSDLAENGPPQRVSQEGPLGCLLLHLRIWLRAGALLMKFFPLLLFYPLTYLAPSISSLWLYLLLKATETSGPTYIKLGQWASTRRDLFSEAFCAQFSKLHVQVTPHPWTHTEHFLRQAFGEDWGRVLCFEKKEPVGSGCVAQVYKARANPAFLENVSIQRLAEASSLQPSSEAGAVGRLGELFGPLGKGWKFQGSLADQSFLERLLLPKAGPDGSNAVLSQSSAPAHQSEPDHLIPVAVKVLHPGLLSQVQMDLLLMKTGSRVLALLPGVKWLSLPEIVEEFEKLMVHQIDLRYEARNLEHFQCNFLNVNSVRFPTPLRPFVTRDVLVETYEESVPVSSYQQAGIPVDLKKKIARLGINMLLKMIFVDNFVHADLHPGNILVQGADGLSKSQEARLQQVDVCDTLVMAMTPAPCPLRLVLLDAGIVAELQDADLSNFRAVFMAVAMGQGQRVAELILHHARASECRDVERFKAEMAALVTQARKNTITLEKLQVSSLLSNVFKLLMTHKVKLESNFASIVFAIMVLEGLGRSLDPKLDILEAAKPFLLKGPASSR; via the exons ATGGTGACCCCCTGGCGTTTTTCTGTTAGGGTCTGCTTGTCGTACCTAAGAGGTTTTGAGCTCAGACAGGAACTCGGCCTTCTAAGATCATCTGGGTGCTCTCGTAATGCCAGACTCTGTTGGCTTCTGCTTGGCACTTTACCCAAACTTATCTCAGCCTATGGAGACGTTGGTGAGGGGGGCCCTGAGAGCGTGTGCCAGCAAAGAGCCAGCTGGAGTGACCTAGCTGAAAATGGGCCACCCCAGAGAGTCTCCCAAGAGGGGCCGCTAGGATGCCTCCTTCTGCACCTCCGTATCTGGCTCCGGGCTGGGGCTCTCTTGATGAaattcttccccctccttctcttctaccCCCTCACCTACCTGGCACCCAGCATCTCCAGCCTCTGGCTCTATCTGCTTCTGAAAGCCACGGAGACCTCGGGCCCAACATACATCAAACTGGGCCAGTGGGCCAGTACCCGGCGGGATCTCTTCTCGGAGGCTTTCTGTGCCCAGTTCTCCAAGCTGCATGTCCAGGTGACCCCCCACCCTTGGACTCACACTGAGCACTTCCTGCGGCAGGCATTTGGGGAAGACTGGGGAAGGGTCCTCTGCTTTGAGAAGAAGGAACCTGTGGGTTCAGGCTGTGTGGCCCAAGTGTACAAAGCACGTGCAAATCCCGCCTTCCTGGAGAATGTCAGCATCCAGAGACTTGCCGAGGCCTCCAGTCTGCAGCCTTCTTCAGAAGCTGGGGCAGTCGGGAGGCTGGGAGAGCTCTTTGGACCCCTGGGAAAGGGGTGGAAGTTTCAAGGAAGTCTTGCCGACCAGTCATTTCTAGAAAGGCTGCTCCTCCCTAAAGCTGGCCCGGATGGATCAAATGCAGTCCTGTCTCAGTCTTCAGCACCTGCCCACCAGTCTGAGCCAGATCACCTCATCCCTGTGGCAGTGAAA GTGTTGCACCCTGGCTTGCTGTCTCAGGTACAGATGGACCTGCTGCTGATGAAGACGGGCAGCCGAGTCCTCGCGCTTTTGCCAGGAGTCAAGTGGCTGAGCTTGCCGGAGATTGTGGAGGAATTTGAGAAGCTCATGGTCCATCAG ATCGACCTGCGTTACGAAGCTCGGAACCTAGAACACTTCCAGTGCAACTTCCTGAATGTGAATTCTGTCAGATTCCCCACCCCTCTGCGTCCCTTTGTCACCAGGGACGTCTTGGTGGAAACTTATGAA GAAAGTGTGCCTGTGTCCAGTTACCAGCAGGCGGGGATTCCTGTAGACTTGAAGAAGAAGATTGCACGTCTGGGGATCAACATGCTTCTGAAGATG ATATTTGTGGACAACTTTGTCCATGCAGACCTCCACCCTGGGAACATCCTGGTCCAGGGCGCCGACGGTCTTTCCAAGAGTCAAGAGGCACGGCTGCAGCAGGTGGATGTCTGCGATACGCTGGTGATGGCCATGACACCTGCCCCATGCCCGCTGCGCCTGGTGCTGCTGGATGCCGGCATCGTGGCCGAGCTGCAGGATGCCGACCTGAGCAACTTCCGGGCAGTTTTCATGGCTGTGGCGATGGGCCAG GGCCAGAGAGTGGCTGAGCTCATCCTGCATCACGCCCGGGCCAGTGAGTGCAGGGACGTGGAGCGGTTCAAGGCCGAGATGGCCGCCCTGGTGACTCAGGCCAGGAAGAACACCATCACCCTGGAGAAA cTTCAAGTTTCCAGCCTTCTGTCGAATGTCTTTAAGTTACTGATGACTCACAAG GTAAAGCTAGAGAGCAACTTCGCCTCCATTGTGTTCGCCATCATGGTGTTGGAGGGGCTTGGCCGCTCCCTGGACCCCAAACTGGACATCCTGGAGGCAGCGAAGCCCTTCCTTCTGAAAGGACCAGCGTCCTCCCGCTGA